Genomic segment of Nostoc sp. TCL240-02:
GCGTTCTACTTAATACAACACACATCATACACATTAAGGAGAAAACATCATGTCTGACAACATTAAGCCCGTAGAATTATCTGCTGAAGAATTAGACAACGTTGCTGGTGGTGCTTTTAGCTTCGTCGATGCTGACAACTACAACGCATTGGATCAACAAATTGGTGAAACCGTTCTTGGTCCTCATGGTGGGATTGGCTCTTCCACTGCTCAACAAACTACTGTATCTCATCAAAGTTTGCACGAAATCAAAGCAACTGGCTTGTTTCCTACCACTCTTGAAAAGTAGTAACTAATTACACAGGGTAGAACTCAATAAAGCGTTCTACTTAATACAACACACATCATACACATTAAGGAGAAAACATCATGTCTGACAACATTAAGCCCGTAGAATTATCTGCTGAAGAATTAGACAACGTTGCTGGTGGTGCTTTTAGCTTCGTCGATGCTGACAACTACAACGCATTGGATCAACAAATTGGTGAAACCGTTCTTGGTCCTCATGGTGGGATTGGCTCTTCCACTGCTCAACAAACTACTGTATCTCATCAAAGTTTGCACGAAATCAAAGCAACTGGCTTGTTTCCTACCACTCTTGAAAGTTAGTAACTAATTACACAGGGCAGGACTCAATAAAGCAGATTGCTTGATCAACCATACACATTACATATTACACATTAAGGAGAAAACATCATGTCTGACAACATTAAACCCGTAGAATTATCTGCTGAAGAATTAGACAACGTTGCTGGTGGTGCTTTTAGCTTTGTCGATGCTGACAACTACAACGCATTGGATCAACAAATTGGTGAAACCGTTCTTGGTCCTCATGGCGGGATTGGATCTTCTACCGCTCAACAAACTACTGTATCTCATCAAAGTTTGCACGAAATCAAAGCAACTGGTTTCTTTCCTTCCACTCTTGAAAGTTACTAACTAGAACTTAATAAAGCGTTCTGCTTGATAAACAATACACATCATAAATTAAGGAGAAAACATCATGTCTGATAACATTAAGCCCGTAGAATTATCTGCTGAAGAATTGGACAACGTTGCTGGTGGTGCTTTTAGCTTTGTCGATGCTCACAACTTCAACTTTTCAGATAAGCAAAGTAGTGCAGTGATTATCGGTGCTGATGGCGGCATTGCATCCTTCAACAGTCAGGAAACTACTATATCTCAACAAGATTTGCATGAAATCAAATTCACTGGAGAAGAATTCCCTAGCGGAATTCCTAGTAATTTTCTAGGCTCATAATCAACACCACAAGGAGAACAACAACGATCATGGAAAATGTGCAGCCTAATGAAATGCTGGAACTATCCAATCAAGAACTTGATTATATTGCCGGTGGCGCAACTAGCGATGTCTTTGGAACAAACGCAAATGCCATAGATGCTCAGTTTGGGTTTGTGGAAATTCCTAAAGAAGGCGGCATTAAGAGCGTTACCTTTCAAGTAAGCGTTTTCTCTGAGCAAGACCTTAGAGAGTTTAAGGAAGCCGGTATTTCTAGCCCTGAAGCTTGAGCTGGATTTCTCAGTTTGACGAATTTCGGGAGCAGGAGGGGTTGTTAACCATAAGCCTAGCAGCCAGTCGGTTAATTCCCTCCGCCTTATTTAACTTTAACATGTGGGGTCAAGGAGCTTCTATGTCAGGTGACGAAATTACTCCGAATGATGAAGCGATCGAACTATCAGATGAAGAGTTAGACGATGTAGCTGGTGGTTTCAATTTACAGTTTACATCTATACGATCTCACAGATCAACAAGGGGATTTAGCCAACAAACATCACGAGGACGAGGGTTTCACTCAAAACGGTCGGCTTTTCATACAGAGACAACAGACTCTTCTGTGTTCCACCTCTCTATCACCGACGCGACAACAGAGGATATAAAGGCTCTTGGTGAGTTGTTTGGAGATATATCTGCGATCGAAGGTTCTACATAAACGGAGTTTCTCAAATCAATCAATTGCAGTTGGACAAGTTTTGCTCAACTGCTTTCTGAAATTATTCTTGTGTGATTAATAATTTCACTTTCATAAAATTAAGCCAATTTATTAATAAATGAAATGACAAGGAAAAAAATGGCAATGGAAAACAAAAAGCAAAATGAATCACAAGAGCTATCGGCTCAAGAACTCGCAAATATTTCGGGTGGTATTGCCGTAGGTGAGCATTATCCAGGCGATTATCCTACTGACAATCCATATAGCAATGTAGCTGAAGCGATCGCAAAAAAGCTTGAGAATATAAAGTTTCCTTCTTGGAATGACAATAAACCAATAAGCGTTGAGCCGAATGAAGGTCGCGGTGATTGATGCTAAAAACCTGTAGCAACTCATCAACCTAGTTCAATCGCGCAATGGGGAGTTAAACAATTCAAAATTCAAAATTGCGGAAAGTCTAAGTTAAGGCTTCCCTATATCTGAACCATAAATTAAATTACGAATTACGAATTACCCCTCTCCATTTCTCTCCCGTTAGCAGAACACAAGGAAGTTAAATTATGACAGAAGTTCTACTTAAGGAACTGACAAATAGCGATATTGACTGGATCTTGGCAACGGGTCAAAGAGAAGAAATTACTGCTGGTACGATCCTCATCCGCCAGGGAACACCTGTTGATGCTCTCTATATTTTGCTTGATGGCGCATTAAGCGTTTCTGTCGCTCAGGCTGACGATAATCCCATTGGTCGGGCATTTGCAGCCCTTGAAGGTGGTGAACTATCTGGACGAGAGGTTGCGTTGCTGGCAAATGGTGAAGTTGTAGGAGAAATGCCTTTTTTAGCCTCCTACCAATCTTCAACTACAGTCAAAGCCGCTAGAAAGTCCCTGGTGTTGATGATTCCTCAGCAGCAGTTGATTCAAAAATTGCAAGAAGATGTGACGTTTGCAGCCCATTTTTATCGAGCGATCGCAGTTCTACTTTCTCACCGATTAGAGCAGATGATCGGTCAAATTGGCCAAAGCACAGTCGTGCTTTTTCAGCCCCAAATTCGAGAAATCTTATTTACATTTGCAGAATTAAATGATAGCGATATTGGTTGGATGATTGTTGCAGGTAATGCCATGAGACTTCCTGCGGGAACGGTGTTGTTTCAAGCCGGAAGACCCGTTGACGCTCTCTATATTTTATTAGATGGCAAGATGGTGGCTTCCATTGCTGAAGATACAAGCAATCCTCTCACCCGCGCCTTTTCAACTTTAGAACAGACAGATCATATCGAACGGGAGTTTGCTCAATTATCACGGGGTGACATAGTTGGCGAAACGCCCTTTGTCGAAGCCAGTCCACCTGCGATGACAATTCGGGCGGTTGAGGATGCGACTGTGTTATCGATTCCCAGATGGCGGCTTTCTGCCAAATTGTTACACGATGTGGGTTTTGCTGCCCGATTTTATCGAGTCTTAGCGATTTTGTTAGCAGATAAACAGCAAGGAATCATCAATAGTCTGGGTTACGGCAGGATTAATTATAGCTCAGGTAAATCTTTAGATGAACGCTTGACTTATGAAGATGAACTGAGTTCTAGCTTTTTGGCTCAAGTGACACTGGCGGGGACTCGATTTGATTGGATGCTGAAGCAGATTCGCGGTAATTGAACTGGGGATTGGGTACTGGGGACTGGGGATTGGGGATTGGGTATTAGAAAAAATTTACTCTTTATCTCTATTTCTAATCTCTATCTCTGTTGTCTTTAGCTCTTAATTTAAAGTATTCAATTCCCAGTCCCCAGTCCCCAGTCCCTAATCTCCAATCCCCAGTCCCCGGTCCCCAGCCCCCAGTCACTAATCCCCAGTCCCCAGTCCCTAATATACAAATTGAATGGAGTCAGTATGGTAACGACCAACAAAAGCAATCTATTCCGCAAAGAAGCACTCGATCGTTTATCCTCCCCGGAGCGGCTCGATCAACTCATGCAGGTGGTTCAACCAAAGAAGTGGATTCCGTTAACTGCGATGGGATCTCTAATTGCCGTTGGACTTGTTTGGAGTGTTTTTGGTCGCATTCCCATTACCGTAGCTGGACAAGGCGTAGTGGTTTTTCCTAGCAAAGTCGTTGGATTCCAGTCTCCTAGTTCCGGGCAGATTCTCATGCTTTTTGTTCGTACAGGCGATGAGGTGAAGAAAGGACAGGTACTAGCGACAATTGACCAAACTGAACTTCAAGATAAGTTGAAACTTGCACGAGTCAAGCTTGCTCAACTTCAGGAACAAGACCAAAATGCCAATTCTCTGCAACTTCAGCGAACGGTTTTAGATAAGGGGGCGATTGGGCAACAACGTCAAGCACTCCTGCAAACTCTCAAAACAACCCAATCACTAACGCCAATTCTCAGAAGTAAAGGTCTGGAGTCGATTCGGCAAGAGCGTCAGAACTTACAGGAACAGTTGCAGACAACGCGAGATTTGATGCCCACGTTCAAAGAACGATTTGACATTCGCCAAAAGTTACGCGAAGAAGGAGCAGTTTCGAGTGATACCGTTCTTCAGGCACAACAGGAATTTCTCAATAGTAAAACCAAAATCAATGAAATCGAATCGCAACTGAAACAACTCAATGTTAAAGAAGCTGATGCAGAACGAGAATTTTTAGCAAATATCAATTCAACAAAAGAACTGCAAGCACAGTTAGCAGTACTAGATAGTAAGTTTGCTGGACAAGCAGAACAAGATTTAGCTATTTCTACTAATCGCAGAAAAGAAATTCAAGACACCCAGCGAGCGATCGCAGAATTAAAATCAGAAATCAAAGCAAACAGTCAGGTTACTAGCAATTTCAATGGACGAATTCTAGAACTTTCTGCTGTTCCTGGACAAACCCTGGAAAAGGGCGCTCGCATTGGCACAATCGAAGCTAGAGACTCTGGGAATAAGTTAGTTGGAGTGGCATTCTTCCCGGTCAGCGAAGGCAAAAAGATTCAAAAAGGTATGGAGTTGCAAGTCACTCCTTCGACCGTTAAACGAGAACGCTTTGGTGGTATTATCGGGAAAGTCACAAGTATTTCTGCATTTCCGGTTAGTAAGGAAAGCGCATCAAGTGTTGTCGGTGGTCTAGAAGTTTTACAAGGGTTAACCACAGAAGGCGCACAAATTCAAGTTTTTGCGGAACTTGAGCCAGATCCCTCGACTAAAAGCCATTTTCGGTGGTCATCCTCTAAAGGGCCAAATAGCCAAATTACACCGGGAACCACTACCTCAGTCCGTGTGAAAGTGGATGAACAATCCCCGATTTCCTTTGTGTTTCCGATTCTGCGATCGTGGAGTGGAATGTATTGATTATGCGGCAAATTCAATCACAAATTGGGCTACGATTTAAAAAAATTCAACGGCTCATTAGCCGTCCCGATCGCCGTCGTCGGACTCCCACCCTCTTACAAATGGAGGCAGTAGAATGCGGTGCAGCCGCACTGGGGATTATTTTAGGCTATTACGATCGCATTGTCCCCCTTGCAGAACTCCGTCAAGCTTGTGGTGTTTCACGAGATGGCAGTAAAGCATCTAATATTCTCAATGCGGCTCGTAGCTACGGATTACAGGCAAAAGGCTTTAAGGTCGATTTGGCTGGGTTACGCAAACTGCAATGTCCTTATATTGTCTTTTGGAATTTCAACCATTTTCTAATAGTCGAAGGATTTGGCAAAGACAAAGTTTATCTTAACGATCCTGCCACTGGGCCGCGCACAGTTTCACTCCCAGAATTCGATCAGTCTTTTACCGGGGTAGTACTAGTTGGTGAACCGAGTGCAGAATTCCAGCCAGGAGGACGGAAACCGAGCCTGACATTATCCTTATGGGATCGATTGCAGAGTTCTCTGGGAGCGTTGATTTATTGTGTGATCGCCGGCTTGCTGTTAGTGATTCCCGGATTAGCCATCCCTGCGTTCTCCCAAGCCTTTGTTGATAATGTCTTGATTGAAGGCAGAAGTGATTGGTTGCGACCATTAATTTTAGGGATGATCCTCACAGCCATATTGAATGGTTTTTTAACATTGCTTCAGTTGCAATTTCTGCGACGCATGAAAATTAAGCTAGCGGTGGGGATGTCTAGCCGATTTTTGTGGCATATTCTACGGCTACCAGTGAGTTTTTACGATCAACGATTTGCTGGAGAAATTAGTAGCCGTGTCCGCCTCAACGATAGCTTGGCAAACCTGCTTTCAGGAAGATTAGCGACGACAGTAATCTCAGCCTTCACCGTTATCTTTTATGCCGCAGTCATGTTGCAATATGATGTCGTTCTGACTGCGATCGGCATTGCCTTTGTAATCGTGAATGTCAGCGTGTGGCGATGGGTTTCACGGCAGCGCGTTGATGCCAACTTGCGATTAATGCAAGAACAAGGCAAGGTCAATGGCGTAGCGATTTCTGGACTGCAAAGTATGGAAACGCTCAAAGCATCCGGGCTAGAGTCAGAATTCTTTTCGCGGTGGGCAGGTTATTACGCTAAGGCAATTAATGCCCGCCAAGAAATGGATACGACTAATCAAAACCTGGGTGTGTTGCCGTCATTTCTCACCTCCATTACATCCATGCTTTTGCTAGCGGTGGGAGGGCTACGGGTAATGGATGGCGTACTCAGTATTGGGATGCTCATTGCCTTTCAAGCCTTGATGCAAAGATTTTTAGAGCCTGTAAATAATCTGGTGAGTTTAGCGGGTGAACTCCAGGAAATGGAAGGCAATTTGGGTCGGTTAGATGATGTGTTACGCAATCCGATCGACCCTGCCGTAGAGCGAGACTTTAGTATATCGCCAACTCAACTACCTGCCGCAAACGTTCGGCTTCAGGGTTATGTTGAACTCCGTAATATCACCTTTGGCTATAACCGCTCTGCACCTCCCTTAATCGAAAATTTCAGTCTTTCACTTAAACCCGGTCAACGTGTTGCTTTAGTTGGTGGCAGTGGTTCGGGTAAGTCAACCGTTGCCAAGCTGGTGTGTGGATTATACGAACAGTGGGCAGGAGAGATTTTATTTGATGGTAAACCCAGAAAACATATTCCGCGATCGATTCTCACTAATTCAATTGCCCTAGTTGAGCAAGATATCTCGCTTTTTGCAGGTACTGTGCGCGACAATCTCACGCTTTGGGATTCGACTGTGCCTTTTAGTAACCTGGTTCGCGCTTGTAAAGATGCTGCTATTCAGGATGTTGTGCTTTCCATGCCTGGAGGTTACAACGCTGACCTTGCAGAAGGGGCATCTAATTTGAGCGGTGGACAGCGACAAAGATTAGAAATTGCCCGCACTTTAGTGAATAATCCAGCGATTTTGGTGATGGATGAAGCTACCAGTGCGCTAGATGCTGAGGCAGAAAAAACGATCGATCAGAGACTCCGGGAGCGTGGCTGTACTTGTGTAATTGTGGCGCATCGGTTAAGCACAATTCGCGATTGTGACGAAATTATTGTCTTCGATCGCGGCAAGGTGGTGCAACGGGGTAGCCATGAGGAATTGCAGCAGGTTGAAGGTAAGTATTTGCAATTAATTCGCAGTGAAGGGGAAGCGGCTCAGGAGGAGTGATTAGAATTAAAAATTAAAAATTAAAAATTAAAAATTGCGGAAAGGTCAGAGTTAAATCTGTTGTTTGATTTTAGAGAGTTGGTGTTGATTAATGTTTGTCTGAAATTTTATCCTAATCTCGGATGAAGCAAGAAGAAATATACACGTTAAATGTCAAAAATTATTCGATTTTATATTAATTTTAGGGAGCAGGAATAGATATGTTAGATCAGATTCGCAGTGCCACTCTGCCGGGAGAGTACTATCACTTCAAAGGCAATGAGCCAATTATTCTCAATGACCCGAAGACGATTTGGATCGTAAAATCGGGTTCATTAGCTGTGTTTGCGATTCCGGTGAAAGAGGGAATTGCTGAGGGAAGTCGCCGCTATTTATTTACTACCCGAACTAGACAGGCAATGTTTGGCATCATTAGTGATTCTCAGCCGATACCGTATCAACTGCTGGCGGTGTCGATTGAAGAAACGGAACTTATGAAAGTTTCAAGGAAAGATTTTCGGGAATTTATTACCGATCGCAATGGCGAAGCCGTAACTTTAATCGAGGGGTGGATTGAACAACTAGGATTGGCGCTGTCTTCTATTACTCCACCTGGACTGCCGTTTCAAGAAGAAGGGGTTCGCTATTTCTCACTCAGCAGTGGTCAGATTTTCCAACCACAGCGAGAACTTGTATCCTGGGTACAAATTCAGCGTGGTTACGCAGTTTGGATGGGGTTTGAGCAACTGTTAGTCATGCC
This window contains:
- a CDS encoding CTB family bacteriocin, with protein sequence MSDNIKPVELSAEELDNVAGGAFSFVDADNYNALDQQIGETVLGPHGGIGSSTAQQTTVSHQSLHEIKATGLFPTTLEK
- a CDS encoding CTB family bacteriocin; this translates as MSDNIKPVELSAEELDNVAGGAFSFVDADNYNALDQQIGETVLGPHGGIGSSTAQQTTVSHQSLHEIKATGLFPTTLES
- a CDS encoding CTB family bacteriocin yields the protein MSDNIKPVELSAEELDNVAGGAFSFVDADNYNALDQQIGETVLGPHGGIGSSTAQQTTVSHQSLHEIKATGFFPSTLESY
- a CDS encoding CTB family bacteriocin, translating into MSDNIKPVELSAEELDNVAGGAFSFVDAHNFNFSDKQSSAVIIGADGGIASFNSQETTISQQDLHEIKFTGEEFPSGIPSNFLGS
- a CDS encoding bacteriocin, with product MENKKQNESQELSAQELANISGGIAVGEHYPGDYPTDNPYSNVAEAIAKKLENIKFPSWNDNKPISVEPNEGRGD
- a CDS encoding cyclic nucleotide-binding domain-containing protein → MTEVLLKELTNSDIDWILATGQREEITAGTILIRQGTPVDALYILLDGALSVSVAQADDNPIGRAFAALEGGELSGREVALLANGEVVGEMPFLASYQSSTTVKAARKSLVLMIPQQQLIQKLQEDVTFAAHFYRAIAVLLSHRLEQMIGQIGQSTVVLFQPQIREILFTFAELNDSDIGWMIVAGNAMRLPAGTVLFQAGRPVDALYILLDGKMVASIAEDTSNPLTRAFSTLEQTDHIEREFAQLSRGDIVGETPFVEASPPAMTIRAVEDATVLSIPRWRLSAKLLHDVGFAARFYRVLAILLADKQQGIINSLGYGRINYSSGKSLDERLTYEDELSSSFLAQVTLAGTRFDWMLKQIRGN
- a CDS encoding NHLP bacteriocin system secretion protein, whose protein sequence is MVTTNKSNLFRKEALDRLSSPERLDQLMQVVQPKKWIPLTAMGSLIAVGLVWSVFGRIPITVAGQGVVVFPSKVVGFQSPSSGQILMLFVRTGDEVKKGQVLATIDQTELQDKLKLARVKLAQLQEQDQNANSLQLQRTVLDKGAIGQQRQALLQTLKTTQSLTPILRSKGLESIRQERQNLQEQLQTTRDLMPTFKERFDIRQKLREEGAVSSDTVLQAQQEFLNSKTKINEIESQLKQLNVKEADAEREFLANINSTKELQAQLAVLDSKFAGQAEQDLAISTNRRKEIQDTQRAIAELKSEIKANSQVTSNFNGRILELSAVPGQTLEKGARIGTIEARDSGNKLVGVAFFPVSEGKKIQKGMELQVTPSTVKRERFGGIIGKVTSISAFPVSKESASSVVGGLEVLQGLTTEGAQIQVFAELEPDPSTKSHFRWSSSKGPNSQITPGTTTSVRVKVDEQSPISFVFPILRSWSGMY
- a CDS encoding NHLP family bacteriocin export ABC transporter peptidase/permease/ATPase subunit, with the protein product MRQIQSQIGLRFKKIQRLISRPDRRRRTPTLLQMEAVECGAAALGIILGYYDRIVPLAELRQACGVSRDGSKASNILNAARSYGLQAKGFKVDLAGLRKLQCPYIVFWNFNHFLIVEGFGKDKVYLNDPATGPRTVSLPEFDQSFTGVVLVGEPSAEFQPGGRKPSLTLSLWDRLQSSLGALIYCVIAGLLLVIPGLAIPAFSQAFVDNVLIEGRSDWLRPLILGMILTAILNGFLTLLQLQFLRRMKIKLAVGMSSRFLWHILRLPVSFYDQRFAGEISSRVRLNDSLANLLSGRLATTVISAFTVIFYAAVMLQYDVVLTAIGIAFVIVNVSVWRWVSRQRVDANLRLMQEQGKVNGVAISGLQSMETLKASGLESEFFSRWAGYYAKAINARQEMDTTNQNLGVLPSFLTSITSMLLLAVGGLRVMDGVLSIGMLIAFQALMQRFLEPVNNLVSLAGELQEMEGNLGRLDDVLRNPIDPAVERDFSISPTQLPAANVRLQGYVELRNITFGYNRSAPPLIENFSLSLKPGQRVALVGGSGSGKSTVAKLVCGLYEQWAGEILFDGKPRKHIPRSILTNSIALVEQDISLFAGTVRDNLTLWDSTVPFSNLVRACKDAAIQDVVLSMPGGYNADLAEGASNLSGGQRQRLEIARTLVNNPAILVMDEATSALDAEAEKTIDQRLRERGCTCVIVAHRLSTIRDCDEIIVFDRGKVVQRGSHEELQQVEGKYLQLIRSEGEAAQEE